Genomic window (Lutra lutra chromosome 17, mLutLut1.2, whole genome shotgun sequence):
gcctgcttcctctgcctctgcctgccattctgtctgcctgtgctcgctctctctccctctctctctctgacaaataaataaataaaatctttaaaaaaaaaaaaaaaaaaaagaagcactcaTAAGTGGCACCGCGCGAACATAAAGGTATCTGCATGGCAAAAAGATgccagaaacaaaaaaccaaagaaaaacaacaatgtGGGGTGAAAAATCCGCAACTCATCCGGAAGGGCTAACGTATGTTATAGTTCAAGAACTTTAACAAACCCACTGCAACAGCCACCACCCAGTAGACAAATGGGCACAGGATATGCATGAACAGTTCACAGAAAGGGAAAACCGGTCCAACTTCACTCAGAGGAGAAACGCCAGTGTAAACCGGACTACACTGCTACTTTTCACCGATCAGCTTTGAAAAAACAGGTCAAATGGCCTGAGGTACGCTTGGGTACTCTCACGGCTGGACTAACTGGTCCAACTTTTATACAGAGCAACTCGGCAAAACATAGCAAAAACGGCCCTTAACTCTGTACCTTcacccttcctctgccctcaCACAGCTGTCCCTTTCCGGCAGCTGCTCCACAGACACACTCACCGCATAAACATAGGTAAAGGGCTATTCTTCTAGCCAGGGTGCTGGCAGCAACCAGCGTGTCCAGTAAGAGGGGTCATGACACGAAAGCAGCAACCTACCTTGCAGccctaaaacaaacaaggaaaagcCACACACAACACACTCCTCTGCACTCCTCCCTGAGATGCTACGAAAGGGGATGAGGCAAGGAGCAGAAAAGTGATCGGGACAGGCAGATTTTGcacaaaagggagagaaaaaaaagaagaatttatacaCACATTTACTTGTGTCCCCAGACTGTCTTAGGAAGGTCACACACGGAACTGGGGGAGCTACTGGGTGGTGAGGGACGTGGGCAACAGGGAGACTTTCCACTGTTCACCCTCCCGTGCAACTTGAATTTTGAACCATGTGACCACAGGACCTTCTCACAAGAAAGGATTCATGAAATTTAACTCTTAAGTTTAcctacaaaaatacaaaagagggCCATCTAACTCATGATAGAATGACCTCTCAGAACACCACGCCGCTTGCATTATTCAACTGTGCTAAAATTAAAGCagaccttggggcacctgagtggcccagtgggttaagtgtctgccttcagccttcagccttcagctcatgtcacgatcctgtggtcccaggatcaagccctgtgtcacttaccctcttcctctgtccttccccccgcTCGTGCTGtctttctaatgaataaataaaatcttaaaaaaaagaaagaaaaaagttaaagcaGACCTCTATTTAAGTATCTGGAAAGAGTTCCAAGACACAGACACATGGGAAAGAAGCCATGTGGAGAGACCGGCATGGCGTATGGATGGGCCAAGGAATGCCAACAGCTACCAGCAGCTGGAAGAGGAAGGATTCTCTCCCGGAGCCTTCAGAGGgggcacagccctgctgacacctggaCGTCAGGCTCCTAGTCCCCAGAACCGTGAGACAACGTGTTTCTGCTAAAACGCGCTAAACCGCCCGGTCTGCTGTAGTGTGAGAGCAGCTGTCGGGAGCGAACGCAGCACAGCGCGGAAAACAGCACTGCCCGGCCTCCTTGCTCCCTCACAGGCTGTTTCCTTCACTGCAGGCCTAACTTCCTGCCGTCACCCTGTCCAGAACAGAATGTTAAATTACACAGATACCCATGCCGCGTGAGCCATGCGTGctcgtacacacacacaccaggtgtGTCTTTGTAAATAACGTACTCCAGTGTGTTTGCCTACATGTTTCTCCCCCCGGCCCGGGCCCAGTGAGGACCAAGACTGGATCCCGCGGCTCCTCTCCAAGTCCCTGGCGCCCAGCTCGGGGCCTGGCGCCCACATGCGCCGCCCCTGACCAACGGAGGGATGAGGATGAGGTTTCCACAGTGTGTCCACGTGTCTAAACTGCTCGCGTGACAGACTTCCCATAAGTGGAGCTCATTATATGGAAACTACACCCCAACAAAGTGGCAAAAGATTTTTTTggaagtaaaaaaggaaagaaaaaaggagtgtTGGTCAGTTTGCATGAGCCTCCCTCATCAGGCGGGCCCTGCCCGGGGCCTGGTGCGCCAGCAGCTCCGGGAACCGGCGCGCCAAGACAGCGAGCAGCAGCTGACATGCTCCCCAGCTAACACCCCGGCCCCGGCCGGGTTGGGGCCCCAAGGACCGCACAATCCCCGCGCGTGTATTTCCACAAGTCCGGGTGTTGGAGTCAGGCCAGGCTCCTGGGGGTGAGCAGCCGCCTCTCCTGGTCGTCCCTGCTCCTAGCTACCCACAGCTTCCTGCAAACAGTCAACAGTGTCACGGAGGGATGCACTGGGCAGCGCGGACGTTCCAGGACGGGCCATTGGCTCAGCCCAGCGTCTGGGCGGAACTTCGCCTCGATCATCTGGACGACTCAACAAGTCCATGGGAGTTCAACCATTCGCGTCTCTCACGGACTCGGGATTGACCGTCCAATTATCCGAGGGATCGCTCGTTTGCTACTCATCTACCTAAACATCTACTGCAGTATTTGTCACTTATTACTCATTTAATTAAACAtcggggggctcagtgggttaagcctctgccttcggctcaggtcatgatctcagggtcctgggatcgagccccacatcgggctctccgctcagcagggagcctgcttcctcctctctctctgcctgcctctctgcctacttgtgatctctctgtcaaataaataaaatcttttaaaaagaaataaataaaaataaaaaaataaacatctgaaTTTTTTGTTCCTCAATACACTTTAATACTTCCTATTTAACTAAATAACAGGTTTTCTTTAATCGTtgatttgtttaaattaaataaatatttaattattggaTTTAATTATTGgatatttgtttaaattaaatatcCAATGGGGTGTAAATACTTATAAAATTTGgataatagggcgcctgggtggctcagtgggttaagcctctgccttcggctcaggtcatgatctcagggtcctgggatcgagccctgcatcgggctctctgctcagcggggagcctgcttcccactctctctctgcctgcctctctgcctacctgtgatctccgtccgtcaaataaataaaatcttaaaaaaaaaattggataataAACAAATGACTCAGTTAACCCCTTCAAACACTCCAAGCTCCTCATCCTCCCGCGGGCCCGCGGCCCGGGCAGGGGCAGCAAGgacctgctgagcagacagcggGAGAAACACGTGAGTGAAGGGACAGGACACAGACGCACAGAGCACAGCGTGATGCCCAAGGCCCCGCCGTACCTGGTACTCCTCGTGCTGCTGCAACAGCTGGCAGCGGTGGCGGAGAAGCTCCTCCAGGCCCAGCTCGGGCTCCCGGCACTCCCGCACACCCTGGGGGAAGTCTGTCACCAGGCTGCGGGGACAGGAGAGCCATCCTTGGGCCTCCCTCTGCACagggccgcccctcccccaggagccgGGGCGAGACGGTTCCCtgcactgggcctcagtttccctatctgcagTACAGACCTCACGctgtccccaccccatcccaggacctagggGGAGACTTGAACTAAGACGCCCGGCACACAGCCTGGCCTGCAGCCACTCCACACATGGGAGCTGCCACCTGCTCCAACCGCTGCTCTGTTCTGTCATCTTTTCCAGACGCTAATCTGCAGGTCCGGTGtgcagcgggggcggggggagtggggtCAGAGAGACTCCGCCTCTGCCCAGGCTGCCGGGTCAGCCCCCCACATGTGAGGAGAAAGGAATGCTCGGGGAGGGCCAGCACAATGATTCCTGCCCCCTCCGTGGAAAAGCCCCCAAGTCCTGAATCCTAGAGGGGAGGAGGCTGCAGGGCTGGAGCCCAGTGGTGTCAGCCGAGAGGTGGGGGCGCCGGCCCCAGGCCTCGCCCCCTCGGAGGCCCCAGCATACCTGCACAGGGCTCCAAGCACATGCTCATGGAAGGGGCTGTGTTCTGTCCGGATCAGGGCCACCAGCTGCTGGACCATCCCCATGGAGCACAGGGTCCCTGGGGGAAGGGTCTTGGGGGTCAGAGGGGCAGTCCACACCCCTCCGCCAGgcattcccctccccctgccctcccttaGGGATCGTCCCTGGGCTCCCTCCCCTGGCCGCCCCACCTTTGTGTTCGGGGTGGCCCACCAGCAGGTTCTGCAGCAGGAACGCCGACTTGACCTTGAGCTTTTGCACCTGCTGCTGCATGGCCCGCATCAAGACCGAGAAGCCGTCCAGGCGGAGGAACTGCAGcagcccagcctcctgctcccgGACCAGGCCTgcgttgggggtggggaggtgagagACAGGGAGGGCAGGTCACCATCAGCACCCACAGCAGATCACCCCCGCCCCCTCACCACCCTAACTTCAACCAGCCTGAGCTTCGTAAGCATTAACTTCTCCGTGGTTTTTGTTGAGACGTAATTAATGTCAGCTATTACAAGAAaagtctgcccctccctcccgcaTCCCGCTCTGGCTCTTGGTACCTCTGGGCAACTGAGTCCTCTGTCTATCCTTTGTGGCTGCGCCACCAGaggtctgtctgtccatctgtctcctGACTTTTGGACATGACTTTCCAGATACCACCGCTCTGGGCCTCTTTCTCTCGCTCTTGCCAAAACTCCTTTCCAgcctctctgttctttttccaggGCCACCATGAcatgacaaatatatatttggtctttgcctGCATTCCTGAGACCAAGCTCTTAAAACCCATGGAATTTCCCGGATGATGGGAGCATCTTTCCTTCCAGGGAGGGACTGTGGGCGGACTCCTGGATGGGGTTCACTTACCAGAAACGCCAGAGCCAGGATTAGAAACCTGGAACTTCCAGCCCCACTTCCCAACCCCCAGAGGAGAGGGACGGGAGCGGAATCCATGATCCATCACGCCTCCACGAGGAAGCCCCCACTGAAATGGCTAAATGGcgaggttcagagagcttctgggttagTGAACACGTGTGTGTGCCCTGACTccagggacagaagctcctgtgctCGGGACCCTGCTAGACCTCGTCGTCCTATGCCcatcttcatctggctgttcatccgTAGCCTTTGTAATAAGCCACCGAACACAGGTACTTCCCTGAgctctgtgagctgttctagcaaattatcgAACCTGAGGAGGGGGGTCATGGGAACACCCAGTATATGCCCAGTAACTAAGAAGTACATGAAgcccaaacctttttttttttttttaaagttaaaccacacccaacatgaggcttgaactcatgaccccgagatcgagGGTTGCATGGTCTAGGGACCCGGCCAGCCAGGGGCCATCTCATGcaactgagcccttaacctgagATGTGCCAACCCCCGGGAGTTGGTGTCAGAATGGACCAGAAAGGGACCGCAGAACACCCAGCTGCTGTCCAGAGAGTTGAAAACCGGTCATCTGTAAGCGCCCCCCACACATTCGGTGTCACAAACATtgggagtggggcgcctgggcggctcagtcgttaagtgtctgccttcggctcaggtcgtgatcccggggtcctgggattgagccctatatcgggctccctgttccgcgggagccggcttctccctctctccctccccctgcttgtgttccctctctctgtcaaataaataaataaaacctttaaaaacaacaacaacaaaaacaaacactggaAGTGGAAGAAATGGGTTCTCCTCCAACATCAAACAGAGAACCACGGGGTTGGCATGGGACCCAGCAATTCCAACCCCAGGTGTGCCCAcccaggagaaaggaaaacacgTCCACGATGCACCTTGTCCAGTGTTTCAGGGCAGCGCTGCCACCCGGCCAGAGGCAGAAACCGCCTGACACCGCCCCTGAGCAACTGATGCGCAGACAAACAAGACGCAGCCCCTTCGGAAACGACCTATCATTTAGCCGTAAAAAGGCAGGAGGCGCCGGTATAGGCTAACGAACCCGAAACACgagctcagtgaaagaagccggaCACAAAAGGCCTCGTGGTGGACACGTCCAGAGCAGGCAACTCCACGGAAACGAGAAGCAGACTgggggctgccaggggctggagggagggcgTGAGGAGGGGCTGCTAATGGGAATGCGGCTCTTTTGGGAGGGATGGGAATGTCCTGGGGCTGGACAGTGATCACAACCGACAGAAGGCGCTGAACTGTATACTTTCAAAGGATGAGCTGCATAACCTGTGAATTCTACCCCCGTAGAGCTGATTTAAGACGGAAACAGtccggggcgtctgggt
Coding sequences:
- the HSPBP1 gene encoding hsp70-binding protein 1 isoform X3, producing MADQGSGGSRLPLALPSASQGCSSGGGGSSAGNSGHPPPPRNLQGLLQMAITAGSEEPDPPPEPMSEERRQWLQEAMSAAFRGQREEVEQMKSCLRVLSQPTPSLAAEAELASDQQEREGALELLADLCENMDNAAGLVREQEAGLLQFLRLDGFSVLMRAMQQQVQKLKVKSAFLLQNLLVGHPEHKGTLCSMGMVQQLVALIRTEHSPFHEHVLGALCRYAGASEGARPGAGAPTSRLTPLGSSPAASSPLGFRTWEHSFLLTCGGLTRQPGQRRSLSDPTPPAPAAHRTCRLASGKDDRTEQRLEQVAAPMCGVAAGQAVCRAS